From the Acidobacteriaceae bacterium genome, the window CGGGCTGGATCATCGCGACGGCCGCATGGCTCGTCTCCGGATCGCATTCGATTACGGGTTCAGTGATGATCCTGTGGATTCTCACTTACGTGGTGGGTCTGGGGAACTTCGCTCATTGCATCGCGACCTCGGGTGAAATTTTCTCCGCCGTGCTGGGTCACCAGCTTGGCACAGGCAGCTACTTTCACTGGCTTTGGATTGCTGTCGCCGGAAACGTATGCGGGGGCGTGTTCATGGTCACGCTGCTGGAGTACGGACAGGCGATCCTGGCCAAGGGAGACACACCGGTCGAGCCGTAGCCGAGGGCGAGCGTTCGCCGCGACAGGCGCCGGGCTACACTGGAGACTGCATGATTCTTCCGTTCGTCCGCGAGTTGGTCGCGGACCTTGAACGATCTCCAGTCTTTGAGCGTGTGCGTCGCCATCTAGCGGGCGGCACGGGCCGGAGACGTGTGTCCGGACTGACCGCGACCGCGCGGGCTCTCTATCTTCCCTACTTCGTGAAGGCCGCTGAGGCGCCAGCGCTCGTGCTTGTGGCGGACAACAAGGCCGCCGAGGCGCTGCATGCAAATGTGCTCGCGGCCTGCCAGTTGAGCGGCGCGCTGAGTGCCGAAGAGGTGCTGCGGCTTCCCGCGCACGATGTGCTTCCGTTTGAAAATCTCTCGCCGCATCCGGAGATCCAGGAGCAGCGCGCAGCTACGCTCTGGAAGATTGCAAGCGGGCAGGCACGGCTCGTGATCGTGCCGATTGAGGCTGCATGCATGCGGCTGTTTGCGCGCGATCATTACGCTGCGCTCGCTCTGATGCTGCGTCGCGGTGAGGAACACATACCGGAGATGCTGGTCGATCATTTGATCTCGGTCGGCTACACGCGCGTGGATGTCGTCGACATGCCGGGGCAGGTGACGATTCGCGGCGGCATTCTGGATGTGTATGGGCCCGAGATGGAGCGGCCGGTGCGCATCGACTTCTTCGGTGACGAGATCGAGTCGATTCGGCGCTTTGATCCGGAGACCCAGCGCTCTTCGACGTCGATCGACGAGGCGCTGCTGCTTCCGCTCACAGAGACACCCGCGACCGAGAAGCTGCTCGAGGCGATCAATGCACGGCTGACGCGCAGCGGAAGTGCGGGCGCTGCGCTGGAGGGCGGTGATACTCCAGCGGAGTTGCAGACGCATGTCGGTGGCAATGCGCGTGAGGCGACGATCTTTCCCGGGTGGGAGTTTTACGCGCCAGTCGCCGGAGCGCGGTCGTCGCTGCTGGAACTGATGGGGCAGCACACGCGGGTATTCGTGGAAGAGCCCGCGATGGTGCTGAACCAGGGCGAGCGCTGGTGGAACAAGGTCGAGCAGCGGCATGAACGCTCCGGCATCGGGTCGCTGGTGCGCGCGGAGGATCTGTATCTCTCGCCGTGGGAGCTTGAGGACAGATTGCGTGCATTCTCGGGCTGTGATCTCGATCAACTCGGCGCGGTAGACGTGCTCGAGAGCACGCGGAGCGACGCGAGCGAGATCGAGTTTGCGACGCGGCCAACGCTGCGCTTTCATGGATCGATTCCGAGTTTCATCGATGAGTTGAAGAAGCTGATGGAGAGTGAGGCGCGCGTGCTCGTGGCTGCTCCCAATCAGGGTGAGCTGGAGCGGCTTGCCGGGCTACTGCAGGAATACAACGTGCCGTACCGCATCGGCTGGCGCACGGACCACGGCGCGTCGGCGACCGTGTTTTCGGAGTCGAGCTATCTCGCCGGCGACCTGCGCACGCCAGTGCTGGTGCGCGCCGCGATTGCGAATGGCGTGCAGGTGCTCGATCTCGATCGGGCGACTGCTCGGCAGTTTGTACTCTTCGGCGCGAATGATCTGAACGACGAGGTCGACGTGCACGCGCGCCCCGTGCGCCGCGGCAAGACCTCGGCGTTTGTCTCGGACCTGCGCGATCTTGCGGTGGGCGATTATGTCGTGCACGTCGAGCATGGAATCGCGCGCTACGACGGCCTGCGTGTCATTGACGAAAAAACGAGCAGCGACGGCGATGGGAGTTCGCAGCTTGAGCTGATGATCCTCACCTTTGCCGAGGACGCGAAGCTGTATGTTCCGCTCACACGCCTCGATCTGATTCAGAAATATCGCTCAACGGAAGCAGGACCCGCGCCGCAGTTGAATCGGCTTGGAAATCCTTCGTGGTCCAAGACCAAGGCGCGCGTGAAGAAAGCCATGGAGGACATGGCTGAGGAGCTGCTAAAGCTCTACGCGCAGCGCAAGGCCGCGATGGGCACAGCGTTTTCGCCCGACAACAACATGATGCGCGAGTTCGAGGACGCGTTCGACTACAACGAGACGGACGACCAGATCAGTGCGATTGCGGACATCAAGTCGGACATGGAGTCGACGCAGCCGATGGATCGCCTGCTCTGCGGCGACGTGGGCTACGGCAAGACCGAGGTGGCGATGCGCGCGGCGTTCAAGGCCGTGCAGGATTCAAAACAGGTTGCTGTGCTCACCCCGACGACGGTGCTCTGTTTCCAGCACTTCGAAAGCTTTAAGCGGCGCTTCGCAAACTTCCCTGTCACCGTCGAGATGATCTCGCGTTTCCGCACGGCCAAGGAGCGCAAGGAGATTCTGGAGCGTGTGGCCGATGGTAAAGTCGACATCCTGATCGGAACGCACGCGATTCTTGCGCAGGGATTGAAGTTCCAGGACCTCGGATTGCTGGTGGTGGATGAGGAACAGCGCTTTGGCGTGCGGCATAAGGAGCGCCTGAAGCAGATGCGCGCCGCGATCGATGTGCTGTCGATGTCGGCGACGCCGATTCCGCGCACGCTGCATATGAGTCTGGTTGGATTGCGCGACATGAGTGTCATTGAGACGCCGCCGAAGGACCGTATGGCAATTCAGACGGTCGTGGCGAAGTTCGACGAGAAGCTGATTCGCACAGCGATTGAAGTGGAGCTGGAGCGCGGCGGGCAGACGTATTTTGTGTCGAACCGCGTTGAGACGATCTACGAGATGGCGACGAAGATTCGCGAGCTCGTGCCGCAGGCGCGCGTCGTTGTGGGCCATGGCCAGATGCCGGAGGCGGAGCTCGAGCGCGCGATGCTCGCGTTCATGAACGGCGAGTACGACGTGCTGTGCGCGACGAGCATCATCGAAAACGGCCTTGATATTCCGCGCGCAAACACGATCATCATCAACCGCGCAGACCGTCACGGATTGAGCGAGCTATATCAGCTTCGCGGACGCGTAGGGCGGTCGAATCGGCGCGCCTATGCGTACCTTCTGATTCCGCCGGAGCAGCAGTTGACGGAGATTGCGCGGCGCCGGCTTGCAGCATTGAAAGAGTTCTCGGATCTCGGTGCGGGATTCAAAATCGCCGCGCTGGACCTGGAGCTGCGCGGCGCGGGCAACATGCTCGGCGGCGAGCAATCTGGCCACATCGAGGCGATCGGCTTTGAGCTCTACACGCAGATGCTTGAAGAGGCCGTGAGCAAGCTGAAAGGCGAAGGCCACGAGGAGCGCCTGCAGGTCACGATCAACCTCGGCATCTCGCTGCGCATCGACGAGAGCTATATCGCTGAGGAGAATCAACGACTGCGCATGTACAAGCGCATCGCCGGCGCGAACACGGACGCGATGCTCACTGAGATTCGTGACGAGTTGCAGGATCGTTACGGGCAGCCTCCGGAAAACGTGCAGCACCTGATGGCAGTCGGCGAAATTCGGCTGATCTGCGAGCGGCTGTCAATCGCGCAGATCGAACGCAAGCGCGTGGCGGTGGAGGAAAAGGCCGAGGCGAAGAAGGGTGCTCCCGCTCCGCAACAGAAGCCACCCGCCCGCCCGCAGACAGTGCATTGGGCGGGACGGGAAGTCGCGCGACCGACCAACGCGTGGCAGCCGTCGACGATGCTGAATCGGACGCAGCAACCGCTGGCCGGCCGCCATGGACAGGCGCCGCAGGTCGCATCCCTACAGTTTTCCTCGCGAGCAGCGCTGAATCGCAGCGGCGAATCGAACGCCGCGAAGGCTGCTCGTGATGCCATAGCAACGCGCGCAACAAACTCGCCGCTCGCGCAGGCGGGCAAGATGAAGCCGATGCGCGACATGCTCTTCATCACCTTCAGCGAGAAGCTGCACGCCGCGCCGGCGGAGGCTGGGAAAGGCATCAACGTCGGCGTGCTGATGAAGCTTGTCTCGCGCAACGCGAAGAATGGCGCGCAGCTTACACCGCAGGGTGTGCTGCGCTGGCCGTTGTCGGGGTCGAATGCGGAGACGGTGCTCAAGGAAACGCGCGAGTTGCTGGCGCAACTAGGCGGCGCAACGGACTGACGGCCGCTCAACGCCGGCGGAACACCATCAGCACAATAAAAATCAGCACGAGCACAGCGATGCCCGGGAAGATGAAGAAGTGTCCGCCACTCGTGACGCCGGCGACCACACAGCCGGTCAGAGCGGTTGAGGAGAGCAGCAGAACGGTGAGCAGGGTGAGCGCAGCGGGTCGTGGCATCTGCATTCCCTGTCTGATGCGGGATCGACTAGGCGCGGCGTCTCCGCCCGGCCGGTTGCGCGAAGACGGTCTTGAAGGAGGCGCCGGAGTTGCTGGCGATGCTGAATACAGAATCCGGTGGTCACTGAGTCCTGCTCAACTCGTTAGTGAACAATTTCACCTGTTGGGGAAATTAGCGAGCCATCGCATCCTCCGGTTACTTCCTGATAGTCCGTGCATCGTTTGGCACTGAACGTATTCGTGGGCCATTTGAGGATGGGGTGCAGGCTCGCCCAGCGCCACAGGATCATCGAGTGATCGGGCAGTATGATCCACCAATCACCACTGCCGGTCTCCAAGAGGACATCCTCATTCTGCGAGGCGCGGGATCGCTGTACCAAGGCGTCGTGTCCGGTTAAGTGCATATCCTGAGCAAATATCCGCATCGCTTTGTCGGTCATGGATGTGCCGTGCACATAGACGATATATGCCCCTTGCTCTGGGTGAGCACGGAGGAAACCCGCGAGCCACGGAACCGCAAGTACTGTATTCGCGTAGTGATTGGTTTTGTCGAAGACCTCATCGACCCCGAGCGTCTGGCCCTGTTCACGCAACAGGTGTGCTTCGATTGTGAAGTGGGGCGGAAATTCTGGCCTCCACAAGATCACCTGAAGATTCTCGTCTACTTTCTTGCCCTGATTCGGCACTTCGTTGAAGGGTAGATCGTTATACGTGTTGATGTCGGCATACCTTATCGTGAAGTGCTGTCGCAGCTTTGCAAGTGACGTAGCGTCCTTGTCTTGGACACCGATCATGTTCCAGTCCTTCTCGAGCGCCGAGGACATATACAGCCCCATTTGGGGAGCCAGACCGACGAACGTGTCGGTATCGCGTAACCGCTCTCTGTTCGTGAAATTCTTTGGTAGCAGGTCATACAGCGCCTCTGAAATATGAGAATTAAAGGTCTCTGCGCATGGCGCACTGCCCAAGCCGACACACCAAGGCAGCATCAATGGGTTTTGTGATCGTGAAGTCGCGGTCATTGTGTCGCCATTTTCTAGATGAATATCGATCTTCATCCCCGGATAATCGTCCGTGTGGCGTCCTTCATAGACGTCGTCGAGCCGTGATTGGAGAGTCGAGAGATCAGCAAATTTTTCTCGGAAGAATTGTTTTTGAGCTGGTGTACCCTGATCGAACCAGAGCATACTCGCGTTCCGTCCAGCCACTTCTACATGACTCCGCAGCCAAGCTGTACTGATCCCAAGATTTGAGGCAGAGGGTTTAGCGAGTGCGGGTTCCTGAAGCGCACTGACGAGTCGAGCTAGTGCGATTGGACTGACGGCAATCCCCTTCTCCTTGGTTTCCGTTGCTGAACTGTGGATGTGTATCTCCGATTTAGCGGGTGTACCGAGCCCACCCCAAGAGCCGATCACGTGGATAGACCGGACGTTCTGGGCGGTCATTGTGCAGACGAAAAATAGGAATATCACTGCGGGTATCCGGTCGTATTTCACGGCTCTCCTGGATCTGCTCAGCAACTACACTGGGACACATGCGGCACTTTACCATTGCTTCGCTGGCCCTCAGCCTTTTTGCGGCTCCCATGTTCGCACAACATCCTTCCGCCGATGGCGCAGGCCAGACATTCAACACGCTGTCCGAGCAGTACTTCGAGCAGGTGTACTTCAAGTACGCGCCGACCGCAGGCACGACGGCGGGTCTGCATCAGTACGACACGCAGCTTGAGGACTACTCGGCGGCGGGGATTCAGAAGGAGATTGCGGCGCTGCATGAGTGGGAGCGAAAGATTGCGGCGATCGATGGCTCGGCGCTGGACGCGGAGCCTGCGGCGGACCGCGACATTCTGCTGGGCTCTATCCGTGGCCAGCTCCTCCAGCTCGAGGTAATTCGCGGGTGGGAGAAGAATCCGGATAACTATTCAACCGGCGTGACGAACG encodes:
- the mfd gene encoding transcription-repair coupling factor — translated: MILPFVRELVADLERSPVFERVRRHLAGGTGRRRVSGLTATARALYLPYFVKAAEAPALVLVADNKAAEALHANVLAACQLSGALSAEEVLRLPAHDVLPFENLSPHPEIQEQRAATLWKIASGQARLVIVPIEAACMRLFARDHYAALALMLRRGEEHIPEMLVDHLISVGYTRVDVVDMPGQVTIRGGILDVYGPEMERPVRIDFFGDEIESIRRFDPETQRSSTSIDEALLLPLTETPATEKLLEAINARLTRSGSAGAALEGGDTPAELQTHVGGNAREATIFPGWEFYAPVAGARSSLLELMGQHTRVFVEEPAMVLNQGERWWNKVEQRHERSGIGSLVRAEDLYLSPWELEDRLRAFSGCDLDQLGAVDVLESTRSDASEIEFATRPTLRFHGSIPSFIDELKKLMESEARVLVAAPNQGELERLAGLLQEYNVPYRIGWRTDHGASATVFSESSYLAGDLRTPVLVRAAIANGVQVLDLDRATARQFVLFGANDLNDEVDVHARPVRRGKTSAFVSDLRDLAVGDYVVHVEHGIARYDGLRVIDEKTSSDGDGSSQLELMILTFAEDAKLYVPLTRLDLIQKYRSTEAGPAPQLNRLGNPSWSKTKARVKKAMEDMAEELLKLYAQRKAAMGTAFSPDNNMMREFEDAFDYNETDDQISAIADIKSDMESTQPMDRLLCGDVGYGKTEVAMRAAFKAVQDSKQVAVLTPTTVLCFQHFESFKRRFANFPVTVEMISRFRTAKERKEILERVADGKVDILIGTHAILAQGLKFQDLGLLVVDEEQRFGVRHKERLKQMRAAIDVLSMSATPIPRTLHMSLVGLRDMSVIETPPKDRMAIQTVVAKFDEKLIRTAIEVELERGGQTYFVSNRVETIYEMATKIRELVPQARVVVGHGQMPEAELERAMLAFMNGEYDVLCATSIIENGLDIPRANTIIINRADRHGLSELYQLRGRVGRSNRRAYAYLLIPPEQQLTEIARRRLAALKEFSDLGAGFKIAALDLELRGAGNMLGGEQSGHIEAIGFELYTQMLEEAVSKLKGEGHEERLQVTINLGISLRIDESYIAEENQRLRMYKRIAGANTDAMLTEIRDELQDRYGQPPENVQHLMAVGEIRLICERLSIAQIERKRVAVEEKAEAKKGAPAPQQKPPARPQTVHWAGREVARPTNAWQPSTMLNRTQQPLAGRHGQAPQVASLQFSSRAALNRSGESNAAKAARDAIATRATNSPLAQAGKMKPMRDMLFITFSEKLHAAPAEAGKGINVGVLMKLVSRNAKNGAQLTPQGVLRWPLSGSNAETVLKETRELLAQLGGATD